One part of the Tunicatimonas pelagia genome encodes these proteins:
- a CDS encoding SDR family NAD(P)-dependent oxidoreductase, with protein sequence MNNKVALVTGASSGIGKAVALAYAKQGAKVVVANRRKEKGEETVAEIRQAGGEAAAYAVDISKANQVESLIKFVVEKYGQLDYACNNAGVSGDLVPLADCTEENWQHVIQINLSGIFHSMKYEIPELLKTGGSIVNITSVMGQLGMPYAAAYSASKHGIIGLTKSAALEYAAQGIRINALGPAFIQTPLLDVLGEEAVDQLRQKHPIGRLGTPEEVAEMVIWLSSEKASFATGSYYPLDGGYMAQ encoded by the coding sequence ATGAACAATAAAGTAGCATTAGTTACCGGAGCATCTTCCGGAATTGGAAAAGCCGTAGCCCTAGCCTACGCTAAACAGGGCGCCAAAGTAGTAGTAGCCAACCGACGTAAAGAGAAGGGCGAGGAAACTGTAGCTGAAATTCGCCAAGCAGGCGGTGAGGCGGCCGCGTATGCCGTAGATATTTCAAAAGCGAATCAGGTGGAAAGCCTGATTAAATTTGTAGTTGAAAAGTACGGGCAGTTAGACTACGCCTGTAATAACGCCGGAGTTAGCGGTGACCTGGTGCCCCTGGCCGACTGCACTGAAGAAAACTGGCAGCACGTTATCCAAATTAATTTGTCGGGCATTTTTCACAGTATGAAGTACGAAATTCCCGAACTGCTTAAAACCGGAGGGAGTATTGTGAATATTACTTCGGTTATGGGGCAGTTGGGTATGCCCTACGCTGCTGCCTACTCGGCTTCTAAGCACGGTATCATCGGGCTTACAAAAAGTGCTGCTCTGGAGTATGCCGCTCAAGGAATACGAATTAACGCTTTGGGTCCGGCCTTTATTCAAACCCCACTGTTAGATGTTTTGGGCGAAGAAGCGGTAGATCAACTTCGCCAGAAACATCCTATTGGTCGGTTAGGCACCCCAGAAGAAGTAGCTGAAATGGTGATTTGGCTCAGCAGCGAAAAAGCCTCCTTTGCTACCGGAAGTTACTACCCACTTGACGGTGGCTACATGGCTCAGTAG